CGAAGAAGGGCGGTCACGCAGGACCGCCCCTACGCGGTGCGTATCCCCGGCCGACAATGCAACAATTGATCCCAGGCCGTCCCATCGTAGGGGCAGACCTACGTGTCTGCCCAATCGCGGTGTGAATCCCAGGCCAACAACGCAACGATCGATCCCGTCCCGTCCCATCGTAGGGGCAGACCTACGTGTCTGCCCAATCGCGGTGTGAATCCCAGGCCGACAACGCAACGATCGATCCCGGCCCGTCCCACCGTACGGGCGAAAAATTTTTCGCCCCTACCATCGCACCGCAATCCCAAACAATGCCCACCACAACACCCGTAGGGGCAGACCTACGTGTCTGCCCAACCGCGGTGTGAATCCCAGGCCAACAACGCAACGATCGATCCCGGCCCGTCCCACCGTAGGGGCAGACCTATGTGTCTGCCCGGGCGGTCACGCAGGACCGCCCCTACGGACCAATCCGGCCAGGGCCGCCACGCCCCAGGGGAGACAATCCTCGTCGAGGCGGAAGCAGGAATTGTGCAGTCCGCCCTGGCCCTGTGCGTCGCAGGCTCCGCAGCCCATGAAGATGAAGCAGCCTGGAACCTCGTTCAGGTAGTACGAAAAATCTTCTCCCGCCATGACCGGCTCTATCTCATCCTCCACGTTGTCGGAAAGGCTGCGCAGCAAATTCACGGCCCGGGCAGTGCTTGCGGCGTCGTTCACCACCACCGGGAATCCGCGCACGTAATCAAGCTCGGCCTTGACGCCCATGCCCTGCGCCAGGTTGCCGACAAGTTCCTGCATCTGGGCCTGCACGAAATTGCCGGTCCTCTCCGTCAGGGCGCGCACCGTGCCTTGCAGGAACGCCTTGTCCGGGATGGTGTTGTAGCTGTTTCCGGCCTCGAAGCGGGTCACGCTAAGGACCGCCCGTTCATGCGGCGCGACCCTACGGGAGATGATGCCCTGCAGGGCGGTGACCAGATGGCTTCCGGCCAGGATGGGGTCCGTGCAGTGATGCGGGGCCGAGGCGTGACCGCCCTTGCCTGTGAGTGTGATGGAGAAAACATCCGGCCTGGCCATGAGCGGGCCCTTGCGCGTCCCGAACCAACCTGCGGGCTGTCCGGGCCAGACGTGCAGGCCGTACACCGCGTCCACGCCGTCCAGGCATCCGGCATCTACCATGGCCTTGGCCCCTCCCGGCTGGAATTCCTCGTTGGGCTGGAAGAGAAAACGCACTCCGGCCCGCAAGGTCTCGCTTTGGCCGGCAAGCAGCCGCGCCGCCCCAAGCAGCATGGCCGTGTGGGCGTCGTGACCGCACATATGGCCATGGCCTGCAATTTCGGAGGCGAATTCGAGCCCGGATTCTTCCTGGATCGGCAGCGCGTCCATGTCCGCGCGCAGCGCGATGCAAGGACTTCCGTCCGGGCCGTGAAGATCGGCGACGATTCCGCCGCCCACGTCCTCGCGCACGCTTAGATTCAGCTTACCGAGTTCGCGCAGCACCAGCGCCCGCGTCCTTGGAAGCTCCGCCCCGACCTCGGGAAAGCGGTGCAGTTCGCGGCGGACGGCGCGCACATGATCCAGTTGTTCAAGGGCGAGGGCCAGAAGGTTCGTACTCATTTGATCGCCTCCTCAATGGTCACGGACACGACTCCGATGTCCGTGCGCCATGTCCAGCCGATCCGGTCCCAGAATCTGCGCCCGGTTTCGTTGTCCGTGAACAGAAAGGCGTGAGCCTTTTCAAGGCCGAGCGCGGCAAGCCCCTCAAGGGCGCGCGTTATCATCTGCCGCCCGACGCCACGGTGCCTGAAGTCATCGCGCACGCAGAGATGGTGCAGGTAGCCCCTGCGCCCGTCATGACCGGCCAGAACAGTGCCGACAAGAAGTTCGTCTGCCCAGGCGCATTGGCTCAGGTCCGGATTGCGCTGCAGGTAGGACTGCATGGCCTGCGCTTCGTCGGCCGCGGACAGGCCTATGCCGGGAGTATTTTGCCACAGTGCCATCGCCGCTGCGTGATCGCTGATGGACATGGGGGATATACGTATTTGGTGCATGGTGGAGTCCTATGAGCTGCCAGGTCGCGGGTAGAAAATAATCATTCATTGTGCGTATTTTGAGAGCCGGGATCAAGCGGATATTGGCAATCAATTCCGATCTGTTTTGGTCCGGCCATTGTCATTTTTTGTTGATTCCCTTACGAAAGGCCGAGCGGGCACGTGTCCGCGTCCATCAAAGCCAAAGCCCCATGGGAGGAAGATAATATGAAATTTCTGGATGAACTGAACGTGAGCGGCAAACGGGTCCTCATGCGTGTCGACTACAACGTGCCTCTCAAAGGCGAGACCATTGTCGACGACAACCGCATCAAACAGAGTCTGCCGACTCTGAAGTTGGCCCTGGACAATGGTGCGTCCCTGGTCATTTGCTCCCATTTGGGCAGGCCCAAGGGCGCTCCGGCCCCGGAATTCTCCCTGAAGCCCGTGGCCGTGCGCCTGGCGGAGCTGCTCGGACGCGAGGTGCGCATGGCTCCGGATTGCATCGGTCCCGAAGTTCAGGCCATGGCCGAGGGGCTCAAACCCGGCGAGGTCCTGCTGCTTGAGAACCTGCGCTTTCATCCCGGCGAGACCAAGAACGATCCCGATTTCAGCCGTGAGCTGGCCAAGCTGGGAGATGTCTACGTCAATGATGCGTTCGGCGCTTCCCATCGCGCGCACGCCTCCGTGGTCGGGGTTACGGAATACATCAAGGATTGCTGCGGCGGCCTGCTGCTCAAGAAGGAATGGCAGTACCTGGGCGAAGCCCTGGAGAATCCGGCCCGCCCCTTCGTGGCCATCATCGGCGGCGCCAAGGTTTCCTCGAAACTCGGCATCCTGAAGGCGCTTTTGGAAGAGGTCGACTCCATGATCGTGGGCGGCGCCATGGCCAATACCTTCCGCAAGGCCCAGGGCTTCGAGGTTGGAACCTCGCTCGTTGAGGACGACCTGCTGGAAGAGGCCATGGCCATCATGGTCGAGGCGCGGGAAAAGGGCGTGAAGTTCTATCTGCCCGTGGATTTCATCCTCGGCACCGACCCCAAGGGCGGCATCGCGTCTGGCGTGCGTACCTATCAGGACATTCCCGCCGACGAGATGATCCTGGACACGGGCCCCGCCTCGCACACGCTTTTCGCTGAGGTCATCAAGAACGCCGGCACCGTGATCTGGAACGGCCCCATGGGCGCTTTCGAGAATCCCGCCTTTGCCCAGGGCTCCATCAATCTGTGCCGGGTGGTGGGCGCCGTTTCCGGCATGACCATTCTCGGCGGCGGTGACACCAACGTCATCGTGGAGCAGATGGGCATGGCGGACAAGTTCTCTTTCATCTCGACCGGCGGCGGTTCCTTTCTGGAATTTTTGGAAGGCAAGGAGCTGCCTGCCTTCACCGCCCTGGAGAACAAGTCATGAAAAAGCTGCTCATGGCCGCCAACTGGAAGATGTACAAGACGGTGGAGGAGGGCGTGGCCACGGCCAGGGAACTGGTCTCGCTGCTGGGCACATTGCCCCAGGACAGGGAAGTGCTCGTCTGCCCGCCGTTCACCATGATGCACTCCGTGTGTCCCATCCTCGCGGGGAACGCGGGCTGCCACTCCGGGGCCCAGAACTTCTATCCCGCCGCGCAGGGAGCCTTTACCGGAGAAGTCGCCCCGGAGCAGCTTCTGGACCTTGGCTGCACGTACGCCCTGGCCGGACACTCCGAGCGCAGGCACGTTCTGGGCGAGATGGACGAGCTGATCGGGCGCAAGGTGGCCTTTGGCCTTGAAGCCGGTCTGAAGATGATCCTCTGCATCGGCGAGACCAGCGTCGAGCGAAGACTCGGTCAGATCGAGGAAGTTCTGGTTCGCCAACTCGAAAGCGGGCTGGCCGGAGTGTTATCCACCGCCACGGCGGAGAATCTTGCGGTTGCGTATGAGCCTGTCTGGGCCATCGGCACCGGCGATGTGGCCGGACCTGATGAAATCCTGGCGGCGCATGCCTTGGTGCGCTCCAAACTTGAGTCGTTGTTGCCGAGCGAAGGCGCTCAAATCCGCATTCTTTACGGCGGTTCCGTCAAGCCCGACAACGCCGCCGCCATCATCCGCCTTGACAATGTGGACGGTGTGCTGGTAGGCGGCGCAAGTCTCAAAGCGGACAGTTTCAGTCAGATCGTGCTCGCATAATTTAGGAGGTATTTTTTTGAACTCCCTGATGATAACCATACATGTCATTGCCTGTGTCACCCTTGTCGTTCTCGTCTTGCTGCAATCCGGCAAGGAGGGCATGGGGATAATCTTCGGCGGTGGCGGCGGCTCCGTTTTCGGATCCACCGGTGCCGGTAATTTGCTCAGCAAGTTGACTGCCGGAGCGGCGACCGTGTTTTTTCTGACCTCCATGATTTTTACGTACGTCAGTACGCAGAAGCACGCTTCCCCCAAGGAATCCATCGTGATCGACATGCCCGTGACCCAGACCCCCACAGCTCCCGCCGGAGTCACCACGGCTCCTGCTGAAGAATCTGCAGGCCAGGAAAAAAATCAGTAAAAAAATACTGGACAAACCGGTGGAGCATCGCTAAAGACTGCTTCTCCGGTTTGCGGGATTAGTTCGCAAATTTGAATGCTTAGATGTCGAAGTGGTGGAATTGGTAGACACGCTATCTTGAGGGGGTAGTGGGGTATCCCGTGGGGGTTCGAGTCCCCCCTTCGACACCAGGAAACTAGGGCGTTGCAGCTTACAAGCTGCAGCGCCTTTTTCTGTTATTCCAGGCGGTTGCAATCTTGGCTTTAAGGTCAGTCGAAGGGAATTTGGCTGAAATTTGAGGGTCAAACCCGGGGGTCAAACTCGGGGGTCAAGATTGCAAACCCATGGTCTGAAAAAGGGAGCCTGGAATATGCGAAAATCAGCATCTCACTCGAAGCCACTGAGCGTCGTAAGTGGACCGCCTATTGCCCCATCTGATCAGATTTCGAAAATCACTCGCCGCAAGAAAAATACATATTCGCCAAGTAATCTTTACCTGAAAGGGAAATTTTATTATTTTCGCGCATCTATTCCAAAAAAATTTCGAGTCGGAATAGGGCAGTCAGAAGTACGAATCGGCTTGCAAACTCCATATATTGGCGAGGCAAGGCGGATAGCCACTAAGCTCCGCGTAAGGATGGATGAAATTTTGGACGAAAATGTGCCAGTTAGCCCAGAACATTTACGCAAAGAATTGCTTGTTAGGTTCATCAAGGTGCTTGAGCAAGATGAGAAAGTTCATATCTCACACCGAGAGATTAAAGATAGACTGCAAGAATATTTAAGAAAGCAGTTAAATTTGCATTCTCAAAATATTAACATGAGACCAAGGGTGCAAATCGAAGAAAATGAATCCATATCAGATGGGCAATTCTCTGATGCATGCGCAAGGATACTGAGCAGCGCCGTCAATAATCCGGATTTATTGGCAAATGATGGATTTATTGGCGTAGTGCATTTGATGAAAGAAGGTGTGTTCAAGCCAGACGAGGTTACAAAGGATAACGTTTTAGAAATTATTAATGAATTTATAAAAACTCAAATCACATGTCACGATATTGTAAGTGCGCGTAGTAATGGCGATTTTGTCAAAGAGTTGCCTCTCTATAATGAGCGCGCGAAGCAAAACAATCAAATAGATGTTCGATCGTCTACTCCCAAGGAAGAAACGAAAATCCCGAGTTTGAAATTTTCTGAATTGGCAAATAAATATATAGATTCAAAGATTTCAGATGAAGCTTGGAAGTCTCATAGCTTGCCTGATCACAAAAGTCGTCTCAACACGTTTATCGAGGTCATGGGGGACAAGGCTATCGATGAGATAACTCGCGATGATATGCGAAAGTATCGAGAGACACTTCGAAAACTGCCACCAAATCGTGCTAAATCGAAGTTGTATAAAGGCAAGTCTATAGAACGAATACTAAAAATGGAGCCTAAGACAGTTTACTCTGTAAAAACAGTTAATATATTTGTTGAAGCTGCATCGAGTCTGTTTGAGTGGGCCATGCGAGAGGGGATAATGACTTTTAATCCTGCAAAATCCCTCAGCATTAAGGATGATAGGCAAGAGATCGATCTTCGTGATGCGATAACTGTCGATGATTTGAAAATTTTATTATCCCACCCAGATTTTAAAATGAAAAAAATCAAGAGGCCATCCTTTTATTGGGCGCCCATTATTGCTCTGTATACAGGAATGAGGCTTGAAGAAATATGCCAATTACACTGTGATGATATTTATAAAGTTGACGATCTTTGGGTGATTGACATTAATTTGAATAAATCCAGAAACGGCTTGGTTGAGAAAAAGCTTAAAACAAAAAATTCAGTTCGAATAATTCCCGTGCATAGCAAGTTGATTGAATTGGGGTTACTTCAGTATAGAGATAAGATTGTTAAAAATAAGCATGAACGATTATTTCCTGATTTAAAATTATCTGCAAATATTTCAAAATATGGAAGGCAAGTTGGTAAATTTTTCTCTGATATGATCAAAAAATGCGATATAGCAGGGAAAAAGAGTTTTCACTCATTGCGCCATACGTTCAGTGATTATTTTAAAGTGAGAAATTTACATACTGATGTTTTCAGGCAAGTTTTTGGTCATGAAATTGAGATGCTAGCTAGTAGGCAATATGGGTCTAAGTTTAGCCCAAGGATTTGTTATGATGAAGTGATATTAAAAATTGAATATGATATATGGGGAAAATTTGTTATATAATGTAAAGTAATATGTCGGGAGAGATTATGAAACAAGTGAATGACAACAAAGTTTCTGAATTGTACTCAGAAATAATGGGTGCAAATTTACACAATATATATTTTTCAAATAATTTTGATTTGAATGATTTTTTGCTTAATGCTGTTGAATTGCTATGTAGTAATTACAAATTTAAAGCTATGGATAAATTTTTATATCTTTCAGATAGTGAAATTTTAAAAGGGTATTGGTTCGATATCGACAATAATAATCAAATAAAGTGGTATATTAATAACGTTAGAGGGATTGGTTACGTAAAATTTTATTCTTTGAAATATAATTTAACTACTGAATCTGCTTGTAAAGAAATAGTTAAGAAATTTGGATGGAATGATATTTTAAATATAAAAGAACATAAATATAAAGTTATTGATAAAAATCAGTTTCAAATTTTTAATGATGGAGTGTATTTAGCTGTTCCACAAAACTTAATTTGTTATAATTTTAAATACATTAAATCAGATATTATTTTTTTTAAAAATTATTCTGGTATGAATTGTTTTAGTGTAATTATATATAGAAACGTTAAAAAATCAGTAGTAGTTCCTTTAATATTGATTGAAGAAGAATATCAAGATGGTTTTGTAAATTCTTGTCTTGCACCTGGTGTTCCGAATAAATTATTGCCATTGTTTGCTGCAGATGTGCTGAATCAGAAGAAAAGATTAAATGTGATTTTATGTTGCAATTTAGACGTTGGAAATAACTTGAGAAAGTTATTGTGCG
This DNA window, taken from Desulfomicrobium macestii, encodes the following:
- a CDS encoding M20 metallopeptidase family protein, with translation MSTNLLALALEQLDHVRAVRRELHRFPEVGAELPRTRALVLRELGKLNLSVREDVGGGIVADLHGPDGSPCIALRADMDALPIQEESGLEFASEIAGHGHMCGHDAHTAMLLGAARLLAGQSETLRAGVRFLFQPNEEFQPGGAKAMVDAGCLDGVDAVYGLHVWPGQPAGWFGTRKGPLMARPDVFSITLTGKGGHASAPHHCTDPILAGSHLVTALQGIISRRVAPHERAVLSVTRFEAGNSYNTIPDKAFLQGTVRALTERTGNFVQAQMQELVGNLAQGMGVKAELDYVRGFPVVVNDAASTARAVNLLRSLSDNVEDEIEPVMAGEDFSYYLNEVPGCFIFMGCGACDAQGQGGLHNSCFRLDEDCLPWGVAALAGLVRRGGPA
- a CDS encoding GNAT family N-acetyltransferase gives rise to the protein MHQIRISPMSISDHAAAMALWQNTPGIGLSAADEAQAMQSYLQRNPDLSQCAWADELLVGTVLAGHDGRRGYLHHLCVRDDFRHRGVGRQMITRALEGLAALGLEKAHAFLFTDNETGRRFWDRIGWTWRTDIGVVSVTIEEAIK
- a CDS encoding phosphoglycerate kinase, with amino-acid sequence MKFLDELNVSGKRVLMRVDYNVPLKGETIVDDNRIKQSLPTLKLALDNGASLVICSHLGRPKGAPAPEFSLKPVAVRLAELLGREVRMAPDCIGPEVQAMAEGLKPGEVLLLENLRFHPGETKNDPDFSRELAKLGDVYVNDAFGASHRAHASVVGVTEYIKDCCGGLLLKKEWQYLGEALENPARPFVAIIGGAKVSSKLGILKALLEEVDSMIVGGAMANTFRKAQGFEVGTSLVEDDLLEEAMAIMVEAREKGVKFYLPVDFILGTDPKGGIASGVRTYQDIPADEMILDTGPASHTLFAEVIKNAGTVIWNGPMGAFENPAFAQGSINLCRVVGAVSGMTILGGGDTNVIVEQMGMADKFSFISTGGGSFLEFLEGKELPAFTALENKS
- the tpiA gene encoding triose-phosphate isomerase → MKKLLMAANWKMYKTVEEGVATARELVSLLGTLPQDREVLVCPPFTMMHSVCPILAGNAGCHSGAQNFYPAAQGAFTGEVAPEQLLDLGCTYALAGHSERRHVLGEMDELIGRKVAFGLEAGLKMILCIGETSVERRLGQIEEVLVRQLESGLAGVLSTATAENLAVAYEPVWAIGTGDVAGPDEILAAHALVRSKLESLLPSEGAQIRILYGGSVKPDNAAAIIRLDNVDGVLVGGASLKADSFSQIVLA
- the secG gene encoding preprotein translocase subunit SecG, producing the protein MNSLMITIHVIACVTLVVLVLLQSGKEGMGIIFGGGGGSVFGSTGAGNLLSKLTAGAATVFFLTSMIFTYVSTQKHASPKESIVIDMPVTQTPTAPAGVTTAPAEESAGQEKNQ
- a CDS encoding site-specific integrase; translation: MRKSASHSKPLSVVSGPPIAPSDQISKITRRKKNTYSPSNLYLKGKFYYFRASIPKKFRVGIGQSEVRIGLQTPYIGEARRIATKLRVRMDEILDENVPVSPEHLRKELLVRFIKVLEQDEKVHISHREIKDRLQEYLRKQLNLHSQNINMRPRVQIEENESISDGQFSDACARILSSAVNNPDLLANDGFIGVVHLMKEGVFKPDEVTKDNVLEIINEFIKTQITCHDIVSARSNGDFVKELPLYNERAKQNNQIDVRSSTPKEETKIPSLKFSELANKYIDSKISDEAWKSHSLPDHKSRLNTFIEVMGDKAIDEITRDDMRKYRETLRKLPPNRAKSKLYKGKSIERILKMEPKTVYSVKTVNIFVEAASSLFEWAMREGIMTFNPAKSLSIKDDRQEIDLRDAITVDDLKILLSHPDFKMKKIKRPSFYWAPIIALYTGMRLEEICQLHCDDIYKVDDLWVIDINLNKSRNGLVEKKLKTKNSVRIIPVHSKLIELGLLQYRDKIVKNKHERLFPDLKLSANISKYGRQVGKFFSDMIKKCDIAGKKSFHSLRHTFSDYFKVRNLHTDVFRQVFGHEIEMLASRQYGSKFSPRICYDEVILKIEYDIWGKFVI